A region from the Nematostella vectensis chromosome 13, jaNemVect1.1, whole genome shotgun sequence genome encodes:
- the LOC116602120 gene encoding derlin-1-like, translating into MAENEIGEWFRGIPLITRYWFLLSVVFPLLGRIGILHPLYMILNFDLVFYRFQIWRLLTAFVYYPITPQTGFHYLINIYFLYSYSTRLESGLFDGRPADFLFMLLFNGIVLLIIGFVASIPLLMDPLVLSVLYIWCQVNKDTIVQFWFGMQFKAMYLPWVLAIFNMIIQGGGFMELIGIFVGHVYFFLMFKYPQDFGGTRFISTPSFFYKYLPNRQGGVSGFGQAPASRRPRTDDDAGGGWGRRWGRGQRLGDN; encoded by the exons atggcggagaACGAGATAGGAGAATGGTTTCGTGGAATTCCTCTTATTACAAGATATTGGTTTCTGCTGTCCGTGGTGTTTCCTCTTTTGGGAAGAATAGGCATTCTTCACCCATTGTACATGATTCTGAATTTCGATCTGGTTTTTTACCGTTTTCAG ATATGGAGGCTTTTGACAGCATTTGTATACTACCCTATTACACCTCAGACAGGCTTTCACTACCTCATCAATATTTACTTTCTCTACTCATATTCAACCAGATTAGAGTCAG GTCTATTTGATGGCCGGCCTGCTGATTTTCTATTTATGCTTCTGTTCAATGGAATTGTACTTCTT ATAATTGGCTTTGTTGCCTCTATACCA TTACTGATGGACCCATTGGTTCTTAGTGTTCTTTACATCTGGTGCCAGGTCAACAAAGACACCATTGTGCAATTCTGGTTTGGAATGCAGTTCAAG GCTATGTACCTCCCCTGGGTCCTTGCCATCTTCAATATGATTATTCAAGGAGG TGGTTTTATGGAGTTGATTGGCATCTTTGTTGGCCATGTCTATTTCTTCTTGATGTTCAAGTATCCTCAAGACTTTGGTGGCACAAGATTTATCAGCACTCCGTCGTTctt tTACAAGTACCTGCCAAATCGTCAGGGCGGAGTTAGTGGGTTTGGTCAAGCACCAGCAAGTCGGCGACCAAGGACCGATGATGATGCAGGAGGTGGGTGGGGCCGCAGATGGGGGCGTGGACAAAGGCTTGGTGACAACTAG
- the LOC5518598 gene encoding kelch-like protein diablo, with translation MSFHHQSSTATNMAAELASELKFVDENHNDFLVKRIGRMRYHSILTDVVLIVDGHEFPAHKNILAASSDYFMAMFSGHMATVDRTVVVQEITSTAMEVLLAFIYQGKLLITEENVEDIFCGSCLLLLDTVTHACCKFIQERLTLANCWGIRSLADRYNCREMLKKVTSFIEENFVDATATEEFLSLPKEEVCQLLSDNDINVPSEEVVFQTLLKWVQHDQSTRMKYFSKLLLKVRLPQIRTSYFEETVAQCELVLESPEAIEIISDARKMAQSFEFYEEGKATSNTSDYSWGIPRSCLKFVEVIVTVGGGALCEFYDADNDTWVRFPPPFTRHCPGMETLNNMIYIVGGSKEWKRLNRAECYNPETNEWKLLNPMAMSRSNIGLVSLNGLLYAVGGYNGRSPVSDVECYSPERDEWQFVSQMNNCRDGACVVSDGRLLYAISGYDGSNYLSSVEYYDPSTDKWTVGEISPIIERREDAMAACVDGKIYVIGGYHGSTFLSSCEELDLDQNEWDFKSSLSSPCYQAGIAVLGKAIYICGGWSGNGLASSRVERYDILTDTWSQMASLNVPAAARTVPCRFPRKLIEQLKRERYCGKQAKEGSKSSASS, from the exons ATGAGTTTTCATCATCAGTCAAGCACAGCAACAAATATGGCGGCCGAACTGGCTTCCGAACTCAAATTTGTTGACGAAAATCACAAtgattttcttgttaaacGCATCGGTAGAATGAGATATCACTCAATTCTCACAGACGTAGTCCTTATAGTCGACGGCCATGAATTTCCTGCCCATAAAAATATCCTAGCTGCTAGTAGCGATTACTTTATGGCCATGTTTAGCGGTCATATGGCTACTGTAGATCGAACGGTTGTCGTTCAAGAAATAACGTCCACTGCTATGGAGGTCCTCTTAGCGTTTATCTATCAAGGAAAGCTTCTTATAACAGAGGAGAATGTCGAGGATATATTTTGTGGATCTTGTCTTCTACTGCTAGACACAGTTACTCATGCATGCTGTAAATTTATCCAAGAACGTCTGACTTTAGCCAACTGTTGGGGAATTCGTTCGTTAGCAGATCGTTACAACTGTAGGGAAATGTTGAAGAAAGTCACTTCTTTTATAGAGGAAAACTTTGTAGATGCCACTGCTACGGAAGAATTTCTGAGTCTCCCTAAGGAAGAGGTTTGCCAGCTTCTAAGTGATAATGATATCAACGTACCAAGCGAGGAAGTTGTGTTTCAGACACTGCTGAAATGGGTGCAGCACGATCAAAGTACAagaatgaaatatttttcaaaattgctTCTTAAAGTCAGGCTTCCACAGATCAGAACCAGCTACTTTGAAGAAACTGTAGCTCAATGTGAACTTGTTTTAGAATCACCAGAAGCTATTGAAATTATTTCTGATGCAAGAAAAATGGCACAGTCTTTTGAATTTTATGAAGAAGGAAAAGCTACATCCAACACCAGTGACTATAGCTGGGGCATTCCACGGAGTTGCTTGAAGTTTGTTGAGGTCATTGTCACTGTTGGTGGAGGTGCATTGTGTGAGTTTTATGATGCAGACAATGATACTTGGGTGCGGTTCCCTCCGCCATTCACACGCCACTGCCCAGGCATGGAGACCTTGAACAATATGATATACATTGTTGGGGGAAGCAAGGAGTGGAAGAGGCTGAACAGAGCAGAGTGTTACAATCCAGAGACAAATGAATGGAAGCTTCTTAATCCCATGGCCATGTCACGCAGTAATATAGGCCTAGTGTCCTTGAATGGCTTACTGTATGCTGTTGGTGGTTACAATGGGCGCTCCCCTGTCAG CGATGTTGAATGCTATAGCCCTGAACGTGATGAGTGGCAGTTTGTTTCTCAAATGAACAACTGCCGTGATGGAGCGTGTGTTGTTAGTGATGGGAGGCTCCTATATGCTATCAGTGGTTATGATGGCAGTAACTATCTCAGCAGTGTGGAGTATTATGATCCAAGCACAGATAAATGGACGGTTGGGG AAATCTCACCTATAATTGAAAGAAGAGAAGATGCCATGGCTGCCTGTGTCGATGGCAAGATATACGTGATTGGCGGTTATCATGGTAGCACCTTTTTGTCATCATGCGAGGAACTAGACTTGGACCAAAACGAGTGGGACTTCAAGTCTTCCCTCAGTTCACCTTGCTACCAGGCAGGCATCGCTGTCCTAGGCAAAGCTATCTACATCTGTGGTGGATGGAGTGGCAATGGACTTGCGTCATCTAGAGTGGAGCGTTATGACATCCTGACAGACACATGGTCGCAGATGGCTTCTCTTAATGTCCCAGCTGCAGCACGCACTGTGCCATGCCGTTTCCCGCGCAAGTTGATAGAGCAGCTCAAAAGAGAGAGATATTGTGGGAAGCAAGCAAAAGAAGGTAGCAAGTCTTCAGCAAGCTCTTGA